In Chengkuizengella sediminis, a single window of DNA contains:
- a CDS encoding pirin family protein has protein sequence MKINVYSHEQQGYGEFDGKKITEQKPIGFPGEGSEVKRVGPLFYWAWFFAKKEGFIPSHPHQAFEIITYVIHGIAEHGDSLGIKSKINAGGAQVMQTGSGVQHQEKFIGPDMEGFQIWLEPSIKEAVGRAPAYFEYEQDAFPVKEENGVTTKTVIGEGAPIQLETDVKMWDISIEGNGSTSIPTADGYSLCILAVRGDGEWQLNQSTVPFNKKDFTVIESTTNINAVVHNRSKFELLQIFCIEVPTEVDYPLYPKR, from the coding sequence GTGAAAATAAACGTTTATTCACATGAACAACAAGGTTACGGTGAGTTTGACGGAAAAAAAATAACGGAACAAAAACCAATTGGTTTTCCTGGGGAAGGTTCTGAGGTTAAAAGGGTAGGGCCATTATTTTACTGGGCATGGTTTTTTGCTAAGAAGGAAGGTTTTATCCCCTCTCATCCTCATCAAGCTTTTGAAATTATTACTTATGTGATCCATGGTATAGCAGAACATGGGGATTCATTAGGAATTAAAAGTAAGATTAACGCAGGTGGGGCACAAGTGATGCAAACGGGTTCAGGCGTACAGCATCAGGAAAAATTTATCGGACCTGACATGGAGGGGTTTCAAATTTGGTTGGAACCTTCAATTAAAGAAGCAGTAGGTCGAGCACCAGCTTACTTTGAATATGAGCAAGATGCTTTCCCTGTGAAAGAAGAGAATGGGGTAACAACTAAAACAGTCATCGGTGAGGGTGCTCCGATTCAGTTAGAAACAGATGTGAAGATGTGGGATATTAGCATAGAAGGGAATGGATCTACCTCTATTCCAACTGCGGATGGCTATAGTTTATGTATTCTTGCAGTTAGAGGTGACGGCGAATGGCAATTGAACCAGAGTACAGTTCCTTTTAATAAAAAAGATTTTACGGTGATTGAATCCACAACAAATATAAATGCAGTTGTTCATAATAGAAGCAAATTTGAATTGTTGCAAATTTTTTGTATAGAGGTTCCTACTGAAGTGGACTATCCACTATACCCTAAAAGATAA
- the ilvD gene encoding dihydroxy-acid dehydratase, with amino-acid sequence MAGNEKDLRIRSKVISEGANKAPNRAMLRAVGFTDEDFKKPMVGVASTWSEVTPCNMHIDKLAIQAKEGVSQGGGAPLIFNTITVSDGIAMGHEGMFYSLPSREVIADSIETVMGAERLDGVVAIGGCDKNMPGCMIAIGRMNLPAVFVYGGTIQPGKWEGKDLDIVSAFEAVGQYNKGDIDAQGLKDIECHACPGQGSCGGMYTANTMASAIEAMGMSLPSSSSNPAIADLKEDDCNRAGQAVVDLLRKEIYPKDIMTKKAFENAITVVMALGGSTNAFLHLLAIAHAVDIDLQLEDFERIRERVPHLADLKPSGRYVMQDLSDVGGVPGVMKLLLEQGLLHGECITVTGKTLAENLAELPGLKEGQDVIRPFDNPLKPQGPLVVLRGNLAPEGAVAKMSGVKMKKITGPARVFDSEEAATEALLADKINKGDVIVIRYTGPKGGPGMPEMLSVTAIVIGKGLGGDVALMTDGRFSGGTHGFVVGHVAPEAQVGGPIGLLEEGDMITIDSETQEIKMDVSEEEMEKRKQQWNERPLRYSRGVLNKYARLVSSASKGAVTD; translated from the coding sequence ATGGCAGGGAATGAGAAAGATTTAAGAATACGAAGTAAAGTGATCAGTGAAGGTGCCAACAAAGCACCGAATCGTGCGATGTTAAGAGCAGTAGGTTTTACAGATGAAGACTTTAAAAAGCCGATGGTAGGGGTAGCGAGTACTTGGAGTGAGGTTACGCCTTGTAATATGCATATTGATAAGCTTGCCATTCAAGCTAAAGAAGGAGTGTCTCAAGGTGGAGGGGCTCCATTAATATTTAATACAATTACAGTATCAGATGGTATTGCAATGGGACATGAAGGAATGTTTTACTCTTTACCAAGCCGTGAAGTTATAGCTGATTCAATTGAAACAGTAATGGGTGCGGAACGATTAGATGGTGTAGTTGCTATTGGTGGCTGTGATAAAAACATGCCTGGATGTATGATTGCGATTGGTCGGATGAACTTGCCAGCTGTATTTGTATATGGAGGAACCATCCAGCCTGGTAAATGGGAAGGGAAGGATTTAGATATCGTTTCTGCTTTTGAAGCAGTGGGACAGTATAATAAAGGAGATATCGATGCACAAGGGTTAAAAGATATTGAATGTCACGCATGTCCAGGTCAAGGTTCATGTGGTGGGATGTATACTGCGAACACGATGGCATCAGCTATTGAGGCAATGGGGATGAGTCTTCCAAGTAGTTCTTCTAATCCAGCGATTGCCGATTTAAAAGAAGATGATTGTAATAGAGCTGGACAGGCTGTTGTGGATTTATTAAGAAAAGAAATTTATCCAAAAGATATTATGACTAAAAAGGCGTTTGAAAATGCAATTACGGTCGTGATGGCACTGGGTGGATCTACAAATGCTTTCTTACATTTACTTGCGATTGCTCATGCGGTGGATATTGATCTTCAACTTGAGGATTTTGAACGTATTCGTGAGCGTGTACCACATTTAGCAGATTTAAAACCAAGTGGTCGATATGTGATGCAAGATTTATCTGATGTAGGTGGGGTACCAGGGGTAATGAAATTGTTACTAGAACAAGGTTTACTTCACGGAGAATGTATCACAGTTACGGGTAAAACACTTGCTGAAAACTTAGCTGAGCTTCCAGGGTTAAAAGAAGGGCAAGATGTGATCCGTCCATTTGATAATCCTTTGAAACCTCAAGGTCCTCTTGTTGTATTACGAGGAAACTTAGCACCTGAAGGAGCAGTGGCTAAAATGTCAGGTGTGAAAATGAAAAAAATTACAGGCCCTGCTCGTGTATTTGATTCTGAGGAAGCGGCCACTGAAGCATTGCTTGCAGACAAAATTAATAAAGGTGACGTCATTGTCATTCGATATACTGGGCCAAAAGGTGGACCGGGAATGCCAGAAATGTTATCTGTAACTGCCATAGTAATCGGAAAAGGTTTAGGTGGAGATGTTGCGCTGATGACAGATGGAAGATTTTCAGGAGGAACACACGGCTTTGTCGTAGGGCATGTTGCACCTGAAGCGCAAGTTGGAGGTCCTATTGGACTTCTTGAAGAGGGTGACATGATTACCATTGATAGTGAAACACAGGAAATCAAGATGGATGTTTCTGAAGAAGAAATGGAAAAACGTAAACAACAATGGAATGAACGTCCATTAAGATATTCCAGAGGAGTATTGAATAAATACGCAAGATTAGTATCCTCTGCTTCTAAAGGTGCTGTAACGGATTAA
- a CDS encoding bactofilin family protein, with the protein MFKKSEANPNSIDTVIGKETTFEGELKTKASLRIEGQVSGDIQCAGDLVIGVDAIVQSNIKAKNVTTSGIIRGTINTSGLLAITNTGKVIGDITVGSIKVDEGGIFSGESKMEEKKNVTVMPTENNAEKQSEVKTIMHKIKQEKAKTQAKNEQVYQMDR; encoded by the coding sequence ATGTTTAAAAAATCAGAAGCAAACCCCAATTCAATTGATACTGTAATTGGAAAAGAAACAACATTTGAAGGGGAATTAAAAACAAAAGCCAGCTTACGAATTGAAGGTCAAGTTTCTGGAGACATTCAATGCGCTGGAGATCTAGTCATCGGAGTAGATGCTATTGTACAATCTAATATTAAAGCGAAAAATGTCACCACTTCAGGTATTATACGAGGTACAATTAACACAAGTGGGTTATTAGCCATCACTAATACAGGTAAAGTAATCGGAGACATTACCGTAGGTTCAATTAAGGTTGATGAAGGTGGAATTTTCTCTGGTGAGAGTAAAATGGAAGAGAAGAAAAACGTAACCGTCATGCCTACTGAAAATAATGCTGAAAAACAATCAGAAGTAAAAACAATTATGCATAAAATTAAACAAGAAAAAGCAAAAACGCAAGCAAAAAATGAACAAGTTTATCAGATGGATAGATGA
- a CDS encoding VTT domain-containing protein, translated as MHRINLLDLVSDISEEDILLFIEKYRAFGPLPGILLPILESFLPILPIFLIVLVNAQVYGLGLGFLFSWLGITIGSYSVFIISRTLGRKLSTYIEHRFSKKRKYQFLKKYRGKIKKSKRFFHWIEKRGFTVIFILACLPFAPTFLVNVVSGLSKVSKRTFFIATLLGKAFMSFLVSLVGYDLFSIAHNPWKIIFTVGIFLLIWIGGKRLEMRYV; from the coding sequence GTGCATCGTATCAATTTATTAGATTTAGTATCCGACATTTCAGAAGAGGATATCCTCTTATTTATTGAAAAATATAGAGCTTTTGGACCACTTCCAGGAATTCTCCTGCCAATATTAGAATCTTTTCTTCCGATACTACCCATTTTTTTGATTGTCTTGGTAAATGCTCAAGTATACGGACTTGGTTTAGGTTTTTTATTTTCATGGCTAGGAATTACGATTGGGAGTTATAGTGTCTTTATCATTAGCAGAACTTTAGGCAGAAAATTATCTACTTACATAGAACACAGGTTTTCAAAAAAAAGAAAATATCAATTTTTGAAAAAGTATAGAGGGAAAATCAAAAAATCAAAACGATTTTTTCATTGGATAGAGAAAAGAGGATTTACTGTTATTTTCATTTTGGCATGTTTACCTTTTGCACCCACATTTTTAGTAAATGTCGTATCTGGATTATCTAAAGTCTCAAAGCGTACTTTTTTTATTGCCACACTTTTAGGAAAAGCCTTTATGAGCTTTCTCGTATCATTAGTAGGTTATGATCTATTCTCTATTGCACACAACCCATGGAAAATCATATTTACTGTGGGGATCTTTCTGCTCATATGGATCGGAGGAAAAAGATTGGAAATGAGATATGTGTAA
- a CDS encoding M23 family metallopeptidase, translating to MRKNKFTFMFIPNAQQSIRRIRFPPYLLTLIPLVTVLTILIIFGWQYNLHFKSFSEINELSEQIVSNNNSYQDKLLEKNQTIDQLQDNILELTSEVDVIKQQIDELRELEQDLLNLTEEASYSIKDLSEDSKNGHLSIGVGGQELPIKEYLENLITESDEYVDGLKREVSMLSSNLEELKKTMQEKVDLMRITPSIWPTNSKRVTSWYGIRKDPYTNVDSLHTGIDIDGNYNDSIYTTADGTVEEIGFDYQLGNFILINHTNEVKTLYMHLSEILVKEGNSVTKGGKIGLMGSSGRSTGTHLHYEVLNRGYPTNPYPYLKGEK from the coding sequence ATGAGAAAAAATAAGTTCACCTTTATGTTTATCCCAAATGCGCAACAATCCATAAGGAGAATTCGGTTTCCACCTTATTTACTAACTCTGATTCCTTTAGTTACCGTTCTTACCATTCTCATCATTTTCGGTTGGCAGTATAACCTCCATTTTAAATCATTCAGTGAAATCAACGAGCTCTCAGAACAAATTGTATCGAATAATAATTCGTATCAAGATAAGCTTCTAGAAAAAAACCAAACGATAGATCAATTACAAGATAACATATTAGAACTTACATCCGAAGTAGATGTAATCAAACAACAAATTGATGAGTTGAGAGAACTAGAACAAGACCTATTAAACTTAACAGAAGAGGCATCATATTCAATAAAGGATCTTTCAGAGGACTCTAAGAATGGACATCTTTCTATAGGTGTTGGGGGACAAGAACTTCCCATAAAAGAGTATTTGGAAAACTTAATTACTGAATCTGATGAATATGTGGATGGTCTAAAAAGGGAAGTGAGTATGTTATCTAGTAATCTTGAAGAACTCAAAAAAACAATGCAGGAAAAAGTTGATTTAATGAGAATAACTCCCTCCATATGGCCAACGAATTCAAAAAGAGTTACTTCTTGGTATGGAATTCGCAAGGACCCTTATACAAATGTAGATAGTCTTCATACAGGTATAGACATAGACGGAAATTATAATGATTCAATCTATACAACAGCAGATGGAACGGTTGAAGAAATAGGATTTGATTATCAACTAGGAAATTTTATCCTGATTAATCATACAAATGAGGTAAAAACGTTATATATGCATTTGTCCGAGATTTTAGTGAAAGAAGGGAACTCCGTAACAAAAGGAGGTAAAATCGGTTTAATGGGATCATCTGGACGAAGTACAGGAACACACTTACATTATGAGGTTCTAAATCGTGGATATCCTACTAATCCATATCCTTATCTAAAGGGAGAGAAATGA